A segment of the Odoribacter splanchnicus DSM 20712 genome:
TTTCCGGAGAAAGCTCCCCCACCGTGGGCTCCTTTCCCCCCGTAGGTATCGACAATAATCTTACGCCCTGTCAGCCCTGTATCTCCATGAGGACCTCCGATCACAAATTTACCGGTCGGGTTGACAAAAAGAATGACATTTTTATCGAATAAAGCCTGTACCCGTTTTGGCAACAGGGCCTTTACCCGGGGCAGCAGAATATCGACGATATCTTTTCTGATCCATTCCACCATAGCCTCGTCGGCTTTCAGCTGGGCTTCCGGCGTTTCGTTGGCCGGCTTGATGAAATCGTCATGCTGGGTAGAAATGACAATCGTATGTATACGGACCGGTTTCCCTTCATCACCGTATTCAATGGTCACCTGTGATTTCGAATCGGGACGCAGATATTGCATCAACTGACCCTCTTTCCGGATTTGAGCCAATTCTTTCAGTAAAAGATGGGCTAATTCCAGGGACAACGGCATATAATTATCGGTCTCGTTACAGGCATAACCGAACATCATCCCCTGATCACCGGCTCCCTGTTCCATCGGATCTTCACGCACCACTCCCCGGTTGATATCCGGCGATTGTTCGTGGATCGCAGAAAATACCCCGCAACTATTTCCGTCGAACATATACTCACTCTTGGTGTAGCCGATCTCATTGATCACTTCACGGGCCACTTGCTGCACGTCTACATAAGTCTTTGTTTTAATCTCGCCTGCAATGACAGTTTGTCCGGTTGTCACCAAAGTTTCACAGGCTACTTTTGCTTCCGGGTCGAACGCCAGAATCCGGTCGAGCACTGCATCCGAAATCTGATCGGCAACCTTATCAGGATGCCCTTCCGATACAGACTCTGAAGTAAATAAATATCCCATAATTTAATTGAAAATTGAAAATTGAAAATTGAAAATGTACTATACGCAATCAATATCCAATCGGTTAATTATATTACGGGAAAGGCAATGGATGGTTGAATTCAGAAGTATATGCATTTTAGCAATTTTTTTCTGTGGTTGCAATCAGCCAAATCTTTCCACAATGACGGGACAAAGATAGGAAGGAAAAAGGTAAAAGTAAAAAGTTAAAGGTTAAAAAAAAGCAGAAAGAGGAAAAGCGCATCATTCGGGTTTTATTATTAATTTTGCGGCCTATATTCAAAGTATCGTTATGGCATTCTTATATAATATTGGAATTCAGGCATATCATCTGGCAATACAATTGGCAGCTCCTTTCAATGAAAAAGCAGCCCTTTTATGTAAAGGCAGAAAAGAAGTCTGGAAAAAAGCAGCCGGTATACAACGGGGAGAAGGTCGTTTGGTGTGGTTTCATGCCGCTTCTTTGGGCGAATTCGAACAAGGCCGCCCGGTGATCGAAGCCTTGAAGGCCGCAGAACCGGCAACTCAAATCCTGCTTACCTTTTTTTCGCCCTCAGGTTATGAAATCCGCAAAAATTATACCGGTGCAGATTACATCCTTTATCTGCCGGGAGATACGCGACGCAATGCGGTCCGCCTGATTGA
Coding sequences within it:
- the metK gene encoding methionine adenosyltransferase encodes the protein MGYLFTSESVSEGHPDKVADQISDAVLDRILAFDPEAKVACETLVTTGQTVIAGEIKTKTYVDVQQVAREVINEIGYTKSEYMFDGNSCGVFSAIHEQSPDINRGVVREDPMEQGAGDQGMMFGYACNETDNYMPLSLELAHLLLKELAQIRKEGQLMQYLRPDSKSQVTIEYGDEGKPVRIHTIVISTQHDDFIKPANETPEAQLKADEAMVEWIRKDIVDILLPRVKALLPKRVQALFDKNVILFVNPTGKFVIGGPHGDTGLTGRKIIVDTYGGKGAHGGGAFSGKDPSKVDRSAAYAARHIAKNMVAAGIADEILIQISYAIGVARPVGVYVNTYGTSKVSLTDAEIAGKVSEIFDLRPRAIEERLKLCNPIYQETASYGHMGRKPEIVKKVFTSNYWPTVEKEVELFTWEKLDYVDEIKRVFKEFKKPQP